A part of Streptomyces sp. NBC_00557 genomic DNA contains:
- a CDS encoding methionine synthase: MSEKSQFTFPGATGVGSMPGVDAREAAKTVTGSFEDFPFLPELPARGPGADMIGRTAGMLVELYARVEPSGWRVGDRPGRDTKRARSWLGEDLDALEEFTQGYEGDLKVQAVGPWTLAASLELKNGEAALSDAGACRDLAASLAEGLRLHLAEVRRRVPGARLVLQLDEPSLTAVLRGQVRTASGYRTHRAVDRQVVEATLRDVVGAHGDGPVIVHSCAPDVPFALLRRAGAAGVSFDASLLTERDDEAIGEAAEGGTRLFAGVVPGTDGPLSDPAGSVMGVRTLWRRLGLHPGLLTEAVTVTPACGLAGASPAYARQALAHCVRAARSLADNPE, translated from the coding sequence GTGAGTGAGAAGAGCCAGTTCACCTTCCCGGGGGCCACCGGTGTCGGGTCCATGCCCGGTGTCGATGCCAGGGAAGCCGCCAAGACAGTCACCGGCAGCTTCGAGGACTTCCCCTTCCTGCCCGAGCTGCCCGCACGCGGGCCCGGCGCCGACATGATCGGCCGTACCGCGGGCATGCTCGTCGAGCTGTACGCGCGCGTGGAGCCCAGCGGCTGGCGCGTCGGGGACCGGCCGGGCCGGGACACCAAGCGGGCGCGGTCCTGGCTGGGGGAGGACCTGGACGCCCTGGAGGAGTTCACGCAAGGGTACGAGGGCGACCTGAAGGTGCAGGCGGTCGGCCCGTGGACGCTGGCCGCCTCCCTGGAGCTGAAGAACGGCGAGGCCGCCCTCTCCGACGCCGGCGCCTGCCGGGACCTCGCCGCCTCCCTCGCCGAGGGACTGCGGCTGCACCTCGCCGAGGTACGGCGCCGCGTCCCCGGCGCCCGGCTCGTGCTCCAGCTCGACGAACCCTCCCTCACCGCCGTGCTGCGCGGGCAGGTCCGCACCGCCAGCGGCTACCGCACGCACCGCGCCGTCGACCGGCAGGTCGTGGAGGCCACCCTGCGGGACGTGGTCGGGGCGCACGGCGACGGGCCGGTGATCGTCCACTCCTGCGCCCCCGACGTGCCGTTCGCGCTGCTGCGGCGGGCCGGCGCGGCCGGTGTCTCCTTCGACGCCTCGCTGCTCACCGAGCGTGACGACGAGGCGATCGGCGAGGCCGCCGAAGGGGGCACCCGGCTGTTCGCCGGCGTCGTGCCGGGCACCGACGGCCCATTGTCAGACCCTGCCGGTAGCGTCATGGGTGTCAGGACGCTGTGGCGCAGGCTGGGCCTGCATCCGGGACTGCTCACCGAGGCGGTCACGGTCACCCCGGCGTGCGGACTGGCGGGCGCTTCCCCCGCCTACGCACGCCAGGCGCTCGCCCACTGCGTCCGGGCGGCGAGATCCCTCGCGGACAACCCAGAGTAA
- a CDS encoding putative bifunctional diguanylate cyclase/phosphodiesterase, with product MEPTESVAPDSRLRLRRRAGTGRTTRWTGTRWAGARWTTGTRWTPRTHGRTPGQARTARPVAAADIHPPIPVALEPAPGLSGAAPGRRLSWPTLPAAVTAAAALVLGAGFYRAFTGHHALFPSGTAGWSLALLTGVIVGHLVMLGRARWWGGTGSGAALTLAVLLLYGWVPAGMVSLTVVVLVGIARRHRWRQGVLHGAVDILGIGAGALLLRAFGRVPSVETPWRPDGWSVAAALEIALAAGVYLAVSRGLQWYLHAPPGGRMPTVARTAVVRHGLVAVALLGIAPLLCVVAVAQPILLPLFAIPLIALDSTLWIARARAEEQLRDPLTGLPNRQWLLERIWTALDDAERIDARSALMLIDLDRFRSVNDTLGHLAGDRLLLQIADRLRLALPRGAEAARLGGDEFAVLLPVADSTTSATRIARGLVAALSSPLDLDGLTLVLEASAGVAVFPDHALDAEGLLRRADVAMYQAKRDRTGVEVYESKRDSNTPDRLGLLGDLRRALDAHEVQLHYQPKVRFDGQVAGLEALVRWVHPERGKVPPDEFIAIAESSGLMPHLTEYVLETALGQVAQWRAQGLRVPVAVNVSPRDVHTPGFAGSVAARLARHGVPAGALQLEITEHVLLEDPQRAADTLAALTGHGVKMSLDDFGTGYSSLVHLRRLPVSELKIDRSFVARLAVDAEDAEIVRCTVDLAHSLGLLVVAEGVEDDETWERLRDLRCDAVQGWLVAAAMPPDETTAWLRARGSRGWQRPRAALPAAE from the coding sequence ATGGAACCGACCGAGAGCGTCGCCCCTGACTCACGGCTGCGCCTGCGCCGTCGCGCGGGCACAGGGCGGACGACCCGATGGACGGGCACCCGGTGGGCGGGAGCCCGGTGGACGACAGGGACCCGGTGGACACCGCGGACCCACGGACGCACCCCCGGCCAGGCCCGTACGGCCCGGCCGGTCGCCGCCGCCGACATCCACCCGCCGATACCCGTGGCCCTCGAGCCCGCCCCCGGCCTGAGCGGTGCCGCGCCCGGACGCCGCCTGTCCTGGCCCACCCTGCCCGCGGCCGTCACGGCCGCCGCCGCGCTCGTCCTCGGCGCCGGTTTCTACCGCGCCTTCACCGGCCACCACGCCCTCTTCCCGAGCGGCACCGCCGGCTGGTCGCTGGCCCTGCTCACCGGTGTCATCGTCGGCCACCTCGTCATGCTGGGCCGCGCCCGCTGGTGGGGCGGCACCGGCTCCGGTGCCGCCCTCACCCTCGCCGTGCTGCTGCTGTACGGCTGGGTGCCCGCCGGCATGGTCAGCCTCACCGTCGTCGTCCTGGTCGGCATCGCCCGCCGCCACCGCTGGCGGCAAGGAGTGCTGCACGGCGCGGTGGACATCCTCGGCATCGGCGCCGGCGCGCTGCTGCTCCGCGCGTTCGGCCGCGTCCCGAGCGTCGAGACGCCCTGGCGGCCGGACGGCTGGAGCGTCGCCGCCGCGCTCGAGATCGCCCTCGCCGCGGGCGTCTACCTCGCGGTCAGCCGCGGCCTGCAGTGGTACCTGCACGCCCCGCCCGGCGGCAGAATGCCCACCGTGGCCCGCACCGCCGTGGTCAGACACGGCCTCGTCGCCGTCGCGCTGCTCGGCATCGCACCGCTGCTGTGCGTCGTCGCCGTCGCCCAGCCGATCCTGCTCCCGCTGTTCGCCATCCCCCTCATCGCCCTGGACTCCACGCTGTGGATCGCACGCGCGCGTGCCGAGGAGCAGCTGCGCGACCCGCTCACCGGGCTGCCCAACCGGCAGTGGCTGCTGGAGCGGATCTGGACGGCCCTCGACGACGCCGAACGCATCGATGCTCGCTCCGCGCTCATGCTGATCGACCTCGACCGTTTCCGGTCGGTGAACGACACCCTCGGTCATCTCGCCGGTGACCGGCTGCTGCTCCAGATCGCCGACCGGCTGCGGCTCGCCCTGCCCCGCGGAGCGGAGGCCGCGCGGCTCGGCGGGGACGAGTTCGCGGTGTTACTGCCCGTCGCCGACTCCACGACCTCCGCCACCCGCATCGCCCGCGGCCTGGTCGCCGCGCTCAGCTCGCCGCTGGACCTCGACGGGCTCACGCTCGTCCTGGAGGCCAGCGCCGGCGTCGCCGTCTTCCCCGACCACGCGCTGGACGCCGAAGGGCTGCTGCGCCGCGCCGACGTGGCGATGTACCAGGCGAAGAGGGACCGTACCGGCGTCGAGGTGTACGAGTCCAAGCGGGACTCCAACACCCCGGACCGGCTCGGCCTCCTCGGGGACCTGCGCCGGGCGCTGGACGCGCACGAGGTGCAGCTGCACTACCAGCCCAAGGTCCGCTTCGACGGACAGGTCGCCGGCCTGGAGGCGCTGGTCCGCTGGGTGCACCCCGAGCGCGGGAAGGTTCCGCCGGACGAGTTCATCGCGATCGCCGAGTCCTCCGGGCTGATGCCCCATCTCACCGAGTACGTGCTGGAGACCGCGCTCGGGCAGGTCGCCCAGTGGCGCGCGCAGGGGCTGCGGGTCCCGGTCGCCGTCAACGTCTCCCCGCGCGACGTCCACACGCCCGGGTTCGCGGGCTCGGTCGCCGCGCGGCTGGCCCGGCACGGGGTGCCCGCGGGGGCCCTGCAGCTGGAGATCACCGAGCATGTGCTGCTGGAGGACCCGCAGCGGGCCGCCGACACCCTGGCCGCGCTGACCGGGCACGGCGTGAAGATGTCCCTGGACGACTTCGGCACCGGGTACTCGTCGCTGGTGCATCTGCGGCGGCTGCCGGTGAGCGAGCTGAAGATCGACCGGTCGTTCGTGGCGCGGCTCGCGGTCGACGCCGAGGACGCGGAGATCGTGCGGTGCACCGTGGACCTGGCGCACTCGCTGGGGCTTCTCGTCGTCGCCGAAGGGGTGGAGGACGACGAGACGTGGGAGCGGCTGCGGGACCTGAGGTGCGACGCCGTGCAGGGCTGGCTGGTCGCCGCGGCGATGCCGCCGGACGAGACGACGGCGTGGCTGCGGGCGCGGGGTTCCCGGGGATGGCAGCGGCCGCGGGCCGCGTTGCCCGCCGCCGAGTAG
- a CDS encoding cupin domain-containing protein → MSLFVPKFEDSVIVREAEAEVVGAAPTTIRLLADSSATGGALSTQRVTLRAGADGAKPHWHDNSAEMFFLLDGAADILSGEDVVTAGAGDLVIVPPGKPHAFAAVPGADADLLIVITPGVERFEYFRHLQRIRLGEATPESILEVQDLYDNHFLHSEAWATRRS, encoded by the coding sequence ATGTCACTGTTCGTGCCGAAGTTCGAAGACTCCGTGATCGTCCGGGAGGCCGAGGCCGAAGTCGTCGGCGCCGCGCCCACCACCATCCGCCTGCTGGCCGACAGCAGTGCCACCGGCGGCGCCCTGTCCACCCAGCGCGTCACCCTCAGGGCCGGCGCGGACGGCGCCAAGCCGCACTGGCACGACAACTCCGCCGAGATGTTCTTCCTGCTCGACGGCGCCGCCGACATCCTCTCCGGCGAGGACGTCGTCACCGCCGGGGCCGGCGACCTCGTCATCGTCCCGCCCGGCAAGCCGCATGCCTTCGCGGCCGTACCGGGGGCCGACGCCGACCTGCTCATCGTCATCACCCCCGGCGTCGAGCGCTTCGAGTACTTCCGGCACCTGCAGCGCATCCGCCTGGGCGAGGCGACTCCGGAGAGCATCCTGGAGGTCCAGGACCTGTACGACAACCACTTCCTGCACAGCGAAGCCTGGGCGACGCGCCGGAGCTGA
- a CDS encoding SDR family oxidoreductase yields the protein MAGMATHVITGAGSGIGAAVARRLHARGEDLVLHARDAGRAKELAAEFPGARTLVGDLADPDRLSWAFSHQSLPDRVDSLLHIAGVVDLGEVGELTTRSWHHQLNVNLIAPAELTRHFLPQLRAARGHVIFVNSGAGLNAHAGWSAYAASKHGLKALADSLRHEEHANGVRVTSVYPGRTASPMQAKVHRQEGKEYDASRWIDPESVATTILMSLDLPRDAEVNDLTVRPGR from the coding sequence ATGGCGGGCATGGCTACTCATGTGATCACCGGGGCCGGTTCCGGCATCGGCGCGGCCGTCGCCCGCCGTCTGCACGCGCGCGGGGAGGATCTCGTGCTGCACGCGCGTGACGCGGGCCGCGCGAAGGAACTGGCGGCCGAGTTCCCCGGCGCGCGCACGCTGGTGGGCGACCTGGCCGACCCGGACCGGCTCTCCTGGGCGTTCTCCCACCAGAGCCTGCCGGACCGGGTGGACTCCCTGCTGCACATCGCCGGCGTCGTCGACCTGGGCGAGGTCGGCGAGCTGACCACCAGGTCCTGGCACCACCAGCTCAACGTCAACCTGATCGCCCCCGCCGAGCTGACCCGGCACTTCCTGCCCCAGCTCCGCGCGGCCCGCGGCCATGTGATCTTCGTCAACTCCGGCGCCGGCCTGAACGCCCACGCCGGCTGGTCCGCGTACGCCGCCTCCAAGCACGGCCTGAAGGCCCTCGCCGACTCCCTGCGCCACGAGGAGCACGCGAACGGCGTCCGGGTCACCTCCGTCTACCCCGGCCGCACGGCGAGCCCCATGCAGGCCAAGGTCCACCGGCAGGAGGGCAAGGAGTACGACGCCTCCCGGTGGATCGACCCCGAGTCGGTCGCCACGACGATCCTCATGTCCCTGGACCTCCCCAGGGACGCGGAGGTCAACGACCTGACGGTACGGCCGGGACGGTGA
- the gatB gene encoding Asp-tRNA(Asn)/Glu-tRNA(Gln) amidotransferase subunit GatB — MTTTTDLVSYEDALASYDPVMGLEVHVELGTKTKMFCGCSTALGAEPNTQTCPTCLGLPGALPVVNKTGVESAIKIGLALNCEIAEWCRFARKNYFYPDMPKNFQTSQYDEPIAFNGYLDVQLEDGETFRVEIERAHMEEDTGKSTHVGGATGRIHGASHSLLDYNRAGIPLIEIVTKPITGAGERAPEVAKAYVRELREVIRALGVSEARMEMGQMRCDVNLSLMPKGADKFGTRSETKNVNSLRSVERAVRFEVMRHAAVLNGGGTVVQETRHFHEDTGSTTSGRTKEEAEDYRYFPEPDLVPVAPSREWVEEIRAALPELPLVRRNRLREEWGVSGTDMQAILNAGALDPIVATIEAGADAASARKWWMGELARSANESGKALDELPITPAQVARVAELVAKGDLNDKLARQVIEGVLAGEGTPDEVVDKRGLKVVSDEGALTAAVDEAIAGNPAVADKIRGGKVAAAGALVGAVMKATRGQADAARVKELILQKLGVSEG, encoded by the coding sequence GTGACCACCACGACCGACCTGGTGTCGTACGAGGACGCGCTGGCGTCGTACGACCCCGTCATGGGCCTCGAGGTCCATGTCGAACTCGGCACCAAGACCAAGATGTTCTGCGGCTGTTCGACCGCGCTCGGCGCCGAGCCGAACACCCAGACCTGCCCCACCTGCCTCGGCCTGCCCGGCGCGCTCCCGGTCGTGAACAAGACCGGCGTCGAGTCGGCGATCAAGATCGGTCTCGCGCTGAACTGCGAGATCGCCGAGTGGTGCCGCTTCGCCCGGAAGAACTACTTCTATCCGGACATGCCGAAGAACTTCCAGACCTCCCAGTACGACGAGCCGATCGCCTTCAACGGCTACCTCGACGTGCAGCTGGAGGACGGCGAGACCTTCCGCGTGGAGATCGAGCGCGCCCACATGGAGGAGGACACCGGCAAGTCCACCCACGTGGGCGGCGCGACCGGCCGTATCCACGGCGCCTCGCACTCGCTGCTGGACTACAACCGCGCGGGCATTCCGCTCATCGAGATCGTCACCAAGCCGATCACCGGGGCCGGCGAGCGCGCCCCCGAGGTCGCCAAGGCGTACGTCCGTGAGCTGCGCGAGGTCATCCGTGCCCTCGGCGTGTCCGAGGCCCGCATGGAGATGGGCCAGATGCGCTGCGACGTGAACCTGTCGCTGATGCCCAAGGGCGCCGACAAGTTCGGCACCCGCTCGGAGACCAAGAACGTCAACTCGCTGCGCTCGGTGGAGCGCGCGGTGCGCTTCGAGGTCATGCGCCACGCCGCCGTGCTGAACGGCGGCGGCACGGTCGTGCAGGAGACCCGCCACTTCCACGAGGACACCGGCTCCACCACCTCCGGCCGTACGAAGGAGGAGGCCGAGGACTACCGGTACTTCCCGGAGCCCGACCTGGTCCCGGTCGCGCCCTCGCGCGAGTGGGTCGAGGAGATCCGCGCGGCCCTGCCCGAGCTGCCCCTGGTGCGCCGCAACCGGCTGCGCGAGGAGTGGGGCGTCTCCGGCACCGACATGCAGGCGATCCTCAACGCGGGAGCGCTGGACCCGATCGTCGCCACGATCGAGGCCGGCGCCGACGCCGCCTCCGCCCGCAAGTGGTGGATGGGCGAACTGGCGCGCAGCGCCAACGAGTCCGGCAAGGCGCTGGACGAGCTGCCGATCACCCCGGCGCAGGTCGCCCGGGTCGCCGAGCTGGTCGCGAAGGGCGACCTGAACGACAAGCTGGCCCGGCAGGTCATCGAGGGCGTCCTCGCGGGCGAGGGCACCCCGGACGAGGTCGTCGACAAGCGCGGCCTGAAGGTCGTCTCCGACGAGGGCGCGCTGACCGCCGCCGTCGACGAGGCCATCGCCGGCAACCCGGCCGTCGCCGACAAGATCCGCGGCGGCAAGGTGGCCGCGGCCGGCGCCCTGGTCGGCGCGGTCATGAAGGCGACGCGGGGCCAGGCCGACGCGGCCCGCGTGAAGGAACTGATCCTGCAGAAGCTGGGCGTGAGCGAGGGCTGA
- the gatC gene encoding Asp-tRNA(Asn)/Glu-tRNA(Gln) amidotransferase subunit GatC encodes MPGITREEVAHLARLARLELKPEELDHFAGQLDDIIGAVARVSEVADQDVPPTSHPLPLTNVMRPDEVRPSLTPEQALSGAPAQEQQRFKVPQILGEE; translated from the coding sequence ATGCCTGGCATCACGCGCGAGGAGGTCGCCCACCTCGCCCGGCTGGCGCGTCTGGAGCTGAAGCCCGAAGAACTCGACCACTTCGCGGGACAGCTGGACGACATCATCGGCGCGGTCGCCCGCGTCAGCGAGGTCGCCGACCAAGACGTACCGCCGACCTCGCACCCGCTCCCGCTGACGAACGTCATGCGCCCGGACGAGGTCCGTCCCTCGCTCACCCCCGAGCAGGCGCTCTCCGGCGCCCCCGCCCAGGAGCAGCAGCGTTTCAAGGTGCCGCAGATCCTGGGGGAGGAGTGA
- the gatA gene encoding Asp-tRNA(Asn)/Glu-tRNA(Gln) amidotransferase subunit GatA produces MTDSNIIRLTAAQIAEKIASGELTAVEVTEAHLARIEAVDEKVHAFLHVDREGALAQARAVDEKRARGEKLGPLAGVPLALKDIFTTEGVPTTVGSKILEGWIPPYDATVTKKLKAADVVILGKTNMDEFAMGSSTENSAYGPTGNPWDLTKIPGGSGGGSSAALAAFEAPLAIGTDTGGSIRQPAAVTGTVGVKPTYGGVSRYGMVAFSSSLDQGGPCARTVLDAALLHEVIAGHDPLDSTSIDAPVPPVVEAARNGSVAGMRVGVVKQFRGEGYQAGVIQRFDESVELLKELGAEIVELDCPSFDLALSAYYLIAPSECSSNLARFDGLRYGLRVGDDGGHSAEEVTSLTREAGFGPEVKRRIMLGTYALSSGYYDAYYGSAQKVRTLITRDFEKAFEQVDVIVSPTTPTTAFPIGERADDPMAMYLADLCTIPTNLAGNAAMSLPCGLAPEDNLPVGLQIIAPALKDDRLYKVGAAVEAAFVEKWGHPLLEEAPSL; encoded by the coding sequence ATGACCGACAGCAACATCATCAGGCTCACGGCCGCGCAGATCGCCGAGAAGATCGCCTCCGGCGAGCTGACGGCCGTCGAGGTCACCGAGGCCCACCTCGCCCGGATCGAGGCCGTCGACGAGAAGGTGCACGCCTTCCTGCACGTCGACCGCGAGGGCGCCCTCGCCCAGGCCCGCGCCGTGGACGAGAAGCGGGCCCGCGGCGAGAAGCTCGGCCCGCTGGCCGGCGTCCCGCTCGCGCTCAAGGACATCTTCACCACCGAGGGCGTGCCCACGACCGTCGGCTCGAAGATCCTCGAGGGCTGGATCCCGCCGTACGACGCGACGGTCACCAAGAAGCTGAAGGCCGCCGACGTCGTCATCCTCGGCAAGACCAACATGGACGAGTTCGCCATGGGGTCGTCGACGGAGAACAGCGCCTACGGCCCGACCGGCAACCCCTGGGACCTCACGAAGATCCCCGGCGGCTCCGGCGGCGGTTCCTCCGCCGCGCTCGCCGCCTTCGAGGCCCCGCTCGCCATCGGCACCGACACCGGCGGCTCCATCCGCCAGCCGGCCGCCGTCACCGGCACCGTCGGCGTGAAGCCGACGTACGGCGGGGTGTCGCGGTACGGCATGGTGGCCTTCTCCTCGTCCCTCGACCAGGGCGGCCCCTGCGCCCGTACGGTCCTGGACGCGGCCCTGCTGCACGAGGTCATCGCCGGGCACGACCCGCTGGACTCCACCTCCATCGACGCCCCGGTCCCGCCGGTCGTCGAGGCGGCCCGCAACGGCAGCGTCGCGGGCATGCGGGTCGGCGTGGTCAAGCAGTTCCGCGGCGAGGGCTACCAGGCCGGTGTCATCCAGCGCTTCGACGAGTCGGTCGAGCTACTGAAGGAGCTGGGCGCCGAGATCGTCGAGCTGGACTGCCCGTCCTTCGACCTCGCCCTGTCGGCGTACTACCTGATCGCGCCGTCCGAGTGCTCCTCCAACCTCGCCCGCTTCGACGGCCTGCGCTACGGCCTGCGGGTCGGCGACGACGGCGGCCACTCGGCGGAGGAGGTCACCTCCCTGACCCGCGAGGCCGGCTTCGGCCCCGAGGTCAAGCGCCGCATCATGCTCGGCACGTACGCCCTGTCGAGCGGCTACTACGACGCGTACTACGGCTCCGCGCAGAAGGTCCGCACGCTCATCACGCGTGACTTCGAGAAGGCCTTCGAGCAGGTCGACGTGATCGTCTCGCCGACGACCCCGACCACCGCCTTCCCGATCGGCGAGCGCGCCGACGACCCGATGGCGATGTACCTCGCGGACCTGTGCACCATCCCGACCAACCTGGCGGGCAACGCGGCCATGTCCCTGCCCTGCGGTCTCGCCCCGGAGGACAACCTCCCGGTGGGCCTGCAGATCATCGCCCCCGCGCTGAAGGACGACCGGCTGTACAAGGTGGGCGCCGCCGTCGAGGCCGCCTTCGTGGAAAAGTGGGGTCACCCGCTGCTGGAGGAGGCACCGTCGCTGTGA
- a CDS encoding TIGR00730 family Rossman fold protein — translation MNICVFLSAADLDERYTRPAREFAELIGKAGHTLVWGGSDVGLMKVVADGVQDAGGRLLGVSVEFLANKARPGADEMIVAADLAERKRLLLEKADAVVIMVGGTGTLDEATEILELKKHGRTGKPVVLLNTAGFYDGLKQQFRRMEDEGFLPRPLSELVFFAEEPVGALAYLEEQFGVQ, via the coding sequence ATGAACATCTGCGTCTTCCTGTCCGCCGCCGACCTCGACGAGCGTTACACGCGCCCCGCGCGCGAGTTCGCGGAACTGATCGGCAAGGCCGGTCACACGCTGGTGTGGGGCGGTTCCGACGTGGGCCTGATGAAGGTCGTCGCGGACGGGGTGCAGGACGCGGGCGGCAGGCTGCTGGGCGTCTCGGTGGAGTTCCTCGCCAACAAGGCGCGGCCCGGCGCCGACGAGATGATCGTCGCCGCGGACCTCGCCGAGCGCAAGAGGCTGCTGCTGGAGAAGGCCGACGCCGTGGTGATCATGGTGGGCGGGACCGGCACCCTGGACGAGGCCACCGAGATCCTGGAGCTGAAGAAGCACGGCCGCACCGGCAAGCCGGTCGTCCTGCTGAACACGGCGGGCTTCTACGACGGCCTCAAGCAGCAGTTCCGCCGCATGGAGGACGAGGGCTTCCTGCCCCGTCCGCTGTCCGAGCTGGTGTTCTTCGCGGAGGAGCCGGTCGGGGCGCTGGCCTACCTGGAGGAGCAGTTCGGCGTGCAGTGA
- the ligA gene encoding NAD-dependent DNA ligase LigA, translating to MAGDKQQAETAVPAEARDRHAQLAEQIEEHRFRYYVKDAPVISDAEFDQLLKTLEALEEQYPELRSPDSPTQKVAGSYETEFTAVEHRQRMLSLDNTFNDEELAAWTERIARELGDQEYHFLCELKVDGLAVNLTYEKGRLTRAATRGDGRTGEDITPNVRTIAEIPDRLRGDKVPDLVEIRGEVYFPMEKFLELNERLVAAGDKPFANPRNAAAGSLRQKDPRVTATRPLHMVVHGIGALEGFTGLTRLSQAYDLLKTWGLPTSPHNRVVDDLDGVRAFIAHYGENRHSVEHEIDGVVVKLDEIRLQGRLGSTARAPRWAIAYKYAPEEVNTKLVDIKVGVGRTGRVTPYAQVEPVTVAGSEVEFATLHNQEVVKAKGVLIGDTVVLRKAGDVIPEILGPVVDLRDGSEREFVMPGECPECGTPLRPMKEGDVDLRCPNARTCPAQLRERVSYLAGRECLDIEHFGAVAAAALTRPLEPADPPLVDEGDLFDLTVEKLLPIKAYVLDPDSGLPKRDPKTGEEKVVTVFANQKGEPKKNTLALLANIEAAKQRPLARFLNGLSIRHVGPVAAQALAREFRSIDRIEQATEEELATTDGVGPIIAAALKEWFAEDWHREIIRKWKAAGVPLEDASTGEDEGPRPLEGLTVVVTGTLEHHTRDGAKEALQSRGAKVTGSVSKKTSFVVVGDNPGSKYDKAVQLKVPVLNEDGFGVLLEQGPEAAAEVALSTGE from the coding sequence GTGGCCGGCGACAAGCAGCAGGCGGAGACGGCAGTGCCCGCCGAGGCACGTGACAGGCACGCGCAGCTCGCTGAGCAGATCGAGGAGCACCGCTTCCGGTACTACGTGAAGGACGCTCCCGTCATCAGCGACGCCGAGTTCGACCAGCTCCTGAAGACTCTGGAGGCGCTGGAGGAGCAGTATCCGGAGCTGCGCAGCCCGGACTCCCCGACCCAGAAGGTCGCGGGGTCGTACGAGACGGAGTTCACCGCGGTCGAGCACCGCCAGCGCATGCTCTCGCTCGACAACACCTTCAACGACGAGGAACTGGCCGCCTGGACCGAGCGGATCGCGCGCGAACTCGGCGACCAGGAGTACCACTTCCTGTGCGAGCTGAAGGTGGACGGCCTCGCCGTCAACCTCACCTACGAGAAGGGCCGCCTCACGCGCGCGGCCACCCGGGGCGACGGCCGCACCGGCGAGGACATCACCCCCAACGTCCGCACCATCGCCGAGATCCCGGACCGTCTGCGGGGCGACAAGGTGCCCGACCTGGTGGAGATCCGCGGCGAGGTCTACTTCCCGATGGAGAAGTTCCTCGAGCTGAACGAACGCCTGGTCGCCGCCGGCGACAAGCCGTTCGCCAACCCCCGCAACGCCGCCGCCGGTTCGCTGCGCCAGAAGGACCCCCGGGTCACCGCCACCCGCCCGCTGCACATGGTGGTCCACGGCATCGGCGCCCTCGAGGGCTTCACGGGCCTGACCCGCCTCTCCCAGGCCTACGACCTGCTGAAGACCTGGGGCCTGCCCACCTCCCCGCACAACAGGGTGGTCGACGACCTCGACGGCGTGCGCGCGTTCATCGCCCACTACGGCGAGAACCGCCACTCCGTGGAGCACGAGATCGACGGCGTCGTCGTCAAGCTGGACGAGATCCGCCTCCAGGGCCGCCTCGGCTCCACCGCGCGTGCGCCGCGCTGGGCGATCGCCTACAAGTACGCGCCGGAAGAGGTCAACACCAAGCTCGTCGACATCAAGGTGGGCGTCGGCCGCACCGGCCGGGTCACGCCGTACGCCCAGGTCGAGCCGGTCACGGTGGCGGGCAGCGAGGTGGAGTTCGCCACCCTGCACAACCAGGAGGTCGTCAAGGCCAAGGGCGTCCTCATCGGCGACACGGTCGTGCTGCGCAAGGCCGGTGACGTCATCCCGGAGATCCTCGGCCCGGTGGTCGACCTCAGGGACGGCAGCGAGCGGGAGTTCGTGATGCCGGGCGAGTGCCCCGAGTGCGGCACCCCGCTGCGGCCCATGAAGGAGGGCGACGTCGACCTGCGCTGCCCCAACGCCCGCACCTGCCCTGCCCAGTTGCGCGAGCGCGTGTCGTACCTCGCGGGCCGTGAGTGCCTGGACATCGAGCACTTCGGCGCGGTGGCCGCCGCCGCGCTCACCCGCCCGCTGGAGCCGGCCGACCCGCCGCTGGTGGACGAGGGCGACCTGTTCGACCTGACGGTGGAGAAGCTGCTGCCCATCAAGGCCTATGTCCTCGACCCCGACAGCGGCCTGCCCAAGCGGGACCCCAAGACGGGCGAGGAGAAGGTGGTCACGGTCTTCGCCAACCAGAAGGGCGAACCGAAGAAGAACACCCTCGCCCTGCTGGCGAACATCGAGGCGGCCAAGCAGCGCCCGCTGGCCCGGTTCCTGAACGGCCTGTCCATCCGGCACGTCGGACCGGTCGCCGCGCAGGCCCTCGCGCGCGAGTTCCGCTCCATCGACCGCATCGAACAGGCCACGGAGGAGGAGCTGGCCACCACCGACGGCGTCGGCCCGATCATCGCGGCCGCGCTCAAGGAGTGGTTCGCCGAGGACTGGCATCGCGAGATCATCCGCAAGTGGAAGGCCGCCGGAGTCCCGCTGGAGGACGCCTCGACCGGCGAGGACGAGGGCCCGCGCCCGCTGGAGGGGCTCACGGTCGTCGTCACCGGCACCCTGGAGCACCACACACGGGACGGCGCCAAGGAGGCACTGCAGAGCCGGGGCGCGAAAGTGACCGGATCGGTGTCGAAGAAGACCTCGTTCGTCGTGGTGGGTGACAACCCCGGATCGAAGTACGACAAAGCCGTGCAATTGAAGGTTCCGGTGCTGAACGAGGACGGTTTCGGCGTCCTCTTGGAGCAGGGCCCCGAAGCGGCGGCCGAAGTCGCGCTTTCGACCGGGGAGTAG